From a single Vitis vinifera cultivar Pinot Noir 40024 chromosome 18, ASM3070453v1 genomic region:
- the LOC100253312 gene encoding cytochrome P450 714C2 gives MKRTPNIPKEAVGKRRVGVWEMEAFTVKLFISIALVGVLGLFFRLYNALVVKPKKLRSILRNQGISGPPPSFLLGNIREIKESQSTAVKDSCTDTHNCAAALFPFFEKWRNKYGQVFMFSLGNTQILHVNQPDIVKEITTCTSLDFGKPSYQHRELGPLLGQGILTSNGAVWAHNRKILAPELYMDKVKGMIGLITESVDTLLKTWRSMIEAEGGIADIRIDEHMRSFSGDVISRACFGSSYTKGEEIFLRLRALQEAMSKKIFLDIPGMRYVPTKHNRDVWELEKDVRNLILKVVSGREELAAHEKDLLQMVLEGAKNSDLSQEAIDNFIVDNCKNIYLAGYETTAVSAEWCLMLLAANPDWQARVREEVVEICKGRTPDADMIRKMKQMTMVIHESLRLYPPVAVVSREALADMKFGGIHVPKGVNVWSLVVTLHTDPENWGPDALKFNPERFANGITGACKLPHLYMPFGVGPRVCLGQNLAMVELKILISLILSNFSFSLSPNYKHSPALRLVIEPENGVDLLVKKL, from the exons ATGAAGAGGACACCCAATATCCCCAAGGAAGCAGTAGGGAAGAGGAGAGTTGGGGTTTGGGAAATGGAGGCTTTTACAGTTAAGCTGTTTATATCTATAGCTTTGGTAGGTGTTCTTGGACTGTTCTTTCGCCTGTATAATGCCCTGGTGGTGAAGCCGAAGAAGCTGAGATCTATTCTGAGGAACCAAGGGATCAGTGGCCCGCCACCGTCTTTTCTGCTCGGTAACATAAGGGAGATCAAAGAGTCACAGTCCACGGCAGTGAAGGACTCCTGCACCGACACCCACAACTGTGCTGCTGCTCTATTCCCCTTTTTCGAGAAGTGGCGAAATAAATATG GTCAAGTGTTCATGTTTTCACTTGGTAACACACAAATATTACATGTGAATCAACCTGATATTGTTAAAGAAATTACTACATGCACATCCTTGGACTTTGGGAAGCCCTCATACCAACACAGAGAGCTCGGTCCTTTGCTCGGCCAGGGTATTCTAACCTCGAATGGAGCCGTCTGGGCTCATAATAGAAAAATCCTTGCTCCTGAATTGTACATGGATAAGGTCAAG GGAATGATAGGCCTAATTACCGAGTCGGTTGACACATTGTTGAAGACATGGAGGAGCATGATCGAGGCAGAGGGTGGAATTGCAGACATAAGAATCGACGAGCACATGAGAAGCTTCTCAGGAGATGTGATCTCAAGGGCTTGTTTTGGTAGCAGTTACACAAAAGGGGAAGAGATTTTCTTGAGGCTTAGAGCTCTCCAAGAGGCTATGTCCAAGaaaatttttttggatattCCCGGAATGAG ATATGTTCCCACCAAGCACAACAGAGATGTTTGGGAGCTAGAAAAGGATGTCCGGAATTTGATTCTAAAGGTGGTGAGCGGGAGAGAGGAGTTAGCTGCCCATGAAAAAGATCTACTGCAGATGGTCCTTGAGGGAGCTAAGAACAGCGACCTAAGCCAAGAAGCAATAGACAATTTCATTGTCGATAACTGCAAGAACATCTACTTGGCTGGCTATGAGACCACTGCAGTGTCTGCTGAGTGGTGCCTCATGCTCCTGGCTGCAAATCCAGATTGGCAGGCTCGGGTTCGCGAAGAAGTAGTCGAAATCTGTAAAGGTAGAACTCCAGATGCGGATATGATCCGCAAAATGAAACAG ATGACGATGGTGATCCACGAGTCACTGAGACTCTACCCGCCAGTAGCGGTGGTGTCGAGGGAGGCCCTAGCGGACATGAAATTCGGAGGCATCCATGTGCCAAAGGGGGTGAATGTATGGAGCCTGGTGGTGACACTGCACACAGACCCTGAAAATTGGGGACCGGACGCGCTTAAGTTCAACCCTGAGAGGTTCGCAAACGGGATCACAGGTGCCTGCAAGCTCCCACACTTGTACATGCCGTTCGGGGTTGGTCCAAGGGTGTGCCTTGGCCAGAATTTGGCCATGGTTGAGCTCAAGATACTGATAAGTCTGATACTGTCCAATTTTTCATTCTCCCTTTCTCCTAATTATAAACACTCACCTGCACTCAGGCTGGTGATAGAGCCTGAGAATGGAGTCGATCTCTTGGTAAAGAAGTTGTGA
- the LOC132253180 gene encoding potassium channel KOR2-like, whose protein sequence is MTLCVLLSKRLNCSNTYCAPPLGSSTVKKMHILLKFIVSYSTWLQRNIIFENSPLFEAVKAGHDSIALLLIKHGSTLNLEDAGWYLCKAVMDSNIDLLKRLLENGVNPNSRNYDLQTPLHFAAAEGLHLVANILIKFGADVLSKGFLEALRLVKAVIQKNEALSTDEMAPASQLGGRND, encoded by the exons ATGACGCTTTGTGTTCTCCTGTCCAAGAGGCTTAACTGCAGCAATACATATTGTGCACCTCCTTTAGGTTCTTCTACTGTCAAGAAAATGCATATTTTGCTCAAATTTATTGTTTCTTACAGCACTTGGCTGCAGCGAAAC ataatttttgaaaattcaccTCTTTTTGAGGCTGTCAAGGCTGGGCATGATAGCATTGCTTTGCTTCTCATCAAGCATGGCTCAACCTTGAATTTGGAAGATGCTGGATGGTACCTTTGTAAGGCTGTAATGGATAGCAACATTGATTTGTTAAAGCGTTTGTTGGAGAATGGAGTTAACCCAAACTCAAGGAACTATGACCTACAAACACCTCTACATTTTGCAGCAGCAGAAGGTTTGCACCTTGTGGCAAATATCTTGATCAAATTTGGAGCAGATGTTCTATCCAAAG GGTTCTTGGAAGCTCTCAGGTTGGTAAAAGCTGTCATTCAGAAAAATGAAGCCCTTTCAACTGATGAGATGGCTCCAGCTTCTCAATTGGGAGGGAGAAATGATTGA